The genomic segment agaactttttttaaaaaaatttgtctagaaactcaaataaactttcggtataaattaaaaattttaaaagttctATCGTTACAATAGAAAAATTTCTCCCCACGGCTAAATAGCGAATGAGTGGCAATTGGAGGATGGGCCTTTCAGGTGGGATCTTGGGTTTTGATCCTAACTATTTTGGGCCACACGCCTGACCCAAAATCCTCCCCAAAAGAAACTGGAGCGCTTCTGTAGCAGTCTCAGTTCCTGGCGATCGAGCGAGAGGGAGAGCCCACATACTCATATTTGGAGGAGAACAAAAGCTTCGTCATCATCTCTGTCTCTCCGATCCCCGTATCTCGAACTTCATCTCTCAGTGCTATTCCTTCCATGGCCTCACCCTCCTCGATCTAACCACCAAAAAGCCAAATTCCCAATTTGTCCCGACTGTCTGATTTTTCTTTACCGACTAAATTCTTTATACCTTTTGTTgtatttcctttttgtttttttttagcaTCCATTGTTTCGATTCTTTTATAACCTGTTGTGATAAATGATATACTTGTAGAATTCCTGTGCATTTGAGTTTGTGATCTGCATCTGGATTTGATTTCCTTGTCTGATCTAGGAGAGTGAGATAGCTAGTTTAGAATTCGCTTGATTCTTTGTTTGGGGCGTTGAAATGGCGGGGCCAAATCAGGATCAATTCGAAGTGTACTTTAGGAGAGCAGATTTGGATGGAGATGGCAGGATTAGTGGAGCTGAGGCTGTTGCTTTCTTTCAAGGATCCGGTTTGCCCAAACCAGTCCTCGCCCAggttcctctctctctctcttgcaGTTCATTTCTTATTAGAATCGGAATTCCACAAACTCACTTTTTCCCAATATAGGTTAGATTGAATTTGGTTGTAGCATGGTGAAATGTCTCAATAACTCAAATGTAATTTGCcggtgtttttcttttgtactATTGTCACTGTCCTACTTTAGGTGTCTCTTAACGAACTTGTCCTTTGCTCTTGTGGATTTTGTTCCTTGCACGTCAAGGATTTATCAAGTAGTTAGGTTTTCGATAGTCTCCTTTTGGACGGTGTTACTATTAAGCTTGGAAAGTATTGAAATACATGTCCTGTTGGCTCTAGTTGCACTTGAGAGCACAATGTTATATATCCTGAAAGTGGTACTTATCTGGTGTTTGTGACTATGTTTCTTATGGATGCTTTAAGTGGTTAAACTCACCTTTGTAAGCTTCTGAACCAGTCCCAGTTATTTTGTTCTAGATTCTGTTAATGCACTGTCTGTTACTCTGAAACAAAGCTGGTGTAAAACAGGCTACATGTTGATGAATAGTAGATCACTATATTTATAGTTTcatagagaagaaaaagtgatttgattttgtgatACACTAAGAGATGCCATGCCTTCGGCCTTGGGGGTACTTTCAGTAGCATTTGGTGGCTGATGGTGGATTTCATACGAGGAATGTGGTGGTGTTAGGggattggaaattttgattttcgGGCCTTGGAGTTGGCTTGCTACAGATGTGACTTGTTATATGTTCTTTGTTGTGACTCATGTTTCCTTTACactatctttttttattctgtTTGTCTACTTGTAACCATGTAGGATCTTCTTTTAGTATGGTAATATGACACTGCATTAATTGAGTACACAGGCGTTTCCTAGTGAAAAAGTTATTATGCTGCCTCTGCAATGTTGTTTGATTATGTGTAGTGTCCTTACATTATGAGGTATCAATTGGGAGGTAAGTCCTGTTGGATATTTAGTTCATTTTTGGGTCTTTTGCTTAGTGTGTGTGCTAGGGGATAGGGGTTCTTTGGTGAGTGGGAGAAAACGGAGAACTTAATTAAGCAAGGCATTTGATGTTACGGATCCATTTAGATCAATTCATCCTATGACTGCAGATATGGATGCATGCTGATCAGAGCCATAGTGGTTTCCTCAGTAAGCAAGAATTTTATAACGCTCTCAAGCTCGTGACTGTAGCACAAAGGCGTGAATTGACACCAGACATTGTAAAGGCAGCATTATATGGTCCggctgcagcaaaaattccAGCACCacaaattaattttcctgcCACATCTGCTCCACAGATTGGTGCAGCTGTTCAAACAGCCTCTCCAAATCCTGGGTTCAGAGGACCAGGAGTTCCAAATGCAAGTATGAGCCCGCAGTATTTTCCTTCTCAACAAAATCCATCAATGAGACCCACCATGCCTGCTGGTACTGCCCCCCGTCCTCCTCAAGGTATTGCAGCTCCAGAGTTCTCTAGGGGAGGTAGTATAGTTGGTCAAACTCAAGGCATGCTGGCTGGTTCTACTGCCCGTCCACTTCAATCCGTGCCCACTGGTGCTACTGGTCCCAGTTTCACAAATCAAAACATCTCAAGCGATTGGCTTGCTGGAAGGACAGTTGGAGCTTCAACTGGGCCACAAGGGGTGACCCCGTCAACACCTTCGGCTGCATCAAAGCCGCAAACTGCGTTTTCAATGTCTTCCCTGTCTGCAGCTAATGATTCTAAAGCATTGGCTGTTTCTGGAAATGGGTTTGCTTCTGACTCAGCATTTGGAGGTGATGCATTTTCTGCAACCTCATCTGCGCCAAAACAAGAATTATCTGCACAAACTTTTTCTTCTAGCAGTGCACCTGCCTCATCAGTGATTACACCAGCTTCAAGTGGGGCCCAACCCATTGTTAAGTCCAACTCACTTGACTCATTGCAAAGTGCTTTTTCTATGCAGTCTGCAGGCAGTCAAAGGGCACACTCATCTTTGATCCCAGGTCAACAGGTTTCATCCCCAAGTTCCTCCTCTATTACGTCATCTGGGATTTCTGTGGGAACTGTGAATGCTGCTTCAAACAGTTCCCAGGTTCCATGGCCAAAAATGAAACCATCTGATGTTCAGAAATATACAAAAGTGTTCATGGAAGTGGACACTGACAGAGATGGAAAAATAACTGGTGAGCAGGCAAGGAATCTATTTTTGAGTTGGAGGCTACCTAGAGGTATGGTTCTTTCCTATATTGTCATCATTTAAATCTCTTGATCACGTATGAATATGATGCATGACCTGGATGGTTCATCTATTTCGTTTGTaattttttgctatttttttaaaatattatcatagcatttgaaattatattaataagaGCTTACTTTTAATTATGCTGATTATAAAGATTTTTGGTCTGATAGGTTTTGGGTAGTGAACTGGAGTTTTCTATTTGTGAAAAACTGTGAGGTCAGTTATTTGGTGATTGACTAGCTTTACGATGctgaattttttgaatatgaagGGAAAGTTGGTacaaatttttccttttgctgctagggtgatgattcctttagattttttttcccaaatagTGTATGTTTCCATAAATCCTTGTTGCAATAACAATTTCTTGGCATGGTTTGCACATTGTTTGGCATCTTACTGATTAAGCTTCATGGATGCTATGTTTCTTTGAAAACTTCCAGGATTGATCTTACTTGAGACCTTTGTTATTTGGGTAAACATGTTAAAACTTTTACTTTTGTCTTTTGTCTTTTGTCAGAGGTGTTAAAGCAGGTTTGGGACTTATCTGATCAGGATAGTGATAGTATGCTTTCTTTGAGAGAGTTCTGCTTTGCTCTCTATTTGATGGAGCGGTACAGGGAAGGTCGTCCTCTTCCATCTGCACTCCCTAGCAATGTTATGTTTGATGAGACACTTTTGTCCATGACAGGCCAACCCAATGTTTCATATGGAAATGCAGCTTGGGGTCCCAATCCTGGTATTAGTTTGGATTGTTTCTAATATCTTTATGTATCTCTTCCTTTTCATTGTTGTCATCCAAGATTTCTTGATAAATGACAATTTTTCTGTTAGGTTTTGGACAGCAGCCAGGGATGGGTGCCCAGCCAATGACTCCTTCAACTGGTTTCAGACCTCCAATTCCCCCCAATGCCTCAGCTGATACTACTGCAATGTCCAATCAACAAAAGTCAAGAGCACCTGTTTTGGATGATTCCTTTGCAACCCAACTTGATAATGGCGAGCAGAATTCAGTGAATGGAGCAGCCCAAGGTGCAACGGCTGATGGAATAAAGGCATGGCATCTTCTAGAATAAAGCTCAaatactctctctctctttctagTGACACACACACATGCGGGTGTGTGGCCCCTTTTATGATTTGTCCTTCTCTATTTTTCCTCCAGTTTGGTGAGAGTTTGAGGACAGCTTTTTATTCACTTCTGTAAAGTATTTTTTATCTAACCTggctttttaattgtttatattCTTTTCAGCAGGgtaataacaaaattgtttCTTTGACATTTTGGCAGGTTGATGGAACAGAAAAGGTGATTTTGGATTCCAAGGAGAAGCTTGAGTTCTACCGCGAAAAAATGCAGGAACTTGTgagtattttcttttctcattccTTTAATTATGGTCTTctgaaaatcaaatatgtatttaaaaatctcagtttgtttaaaaaatgctGAATTGATCTCTGCTTGGTACTGATGCAAGATTAAACCTGCAGTAAAGCTGCTTATCATGGATCTTATTCAGAAACTAGAATGACTAGTTTAAGCTCCTAGATAAGACGCTTGTTAGGTTATGTTGGCCTACTGAAAGGTTTTCCTTTACAAGTACTGcattaataattcaaaaattgttcTCATTGAGTTTGAATGCCTGTGTTTAAATCTTTCCACATTCAAGGGCTATAAGTGGTGAGTTAAATTGTACACAAAAGCTGGGATAATTTGGTACTTCATAGCACAACCATTCTCATCCAACTTTCATCTTCCTTACATTCTTGCTTTTGTCAGGTCCTGTATAAAAGTAGGTGTGATAATAGACTAAATGAAATCATGGAAAGGGCAATTGCTGATAAGCGTGAGGTATTGTCGAAAATCTGAAGAAGTGTTCCTCTCATTTATATGGATGTGATTTTCATTGGTTTCCGGCTTACAATTTACATTGCAGGCTGAAATATTGGCAAAGAAATATGAGGAGAAATACAAACAAGTTTCAGAAATAGCTGCCAAATTAACAATTGAGGATGCAAAATTTCGTGAGATTCAGGTAATggttactttttcttttatgggaAAATGACCTTGAGTTGGTTTGGAGGTTTTGAGTTTTCTGGAACCCTTGAAAACAGTTGTGTTGGTTTTAACATTACTTTGTTGTACAGAGGGTTCTTCCCATAAATTTTCCCTGCCTGAAGATTTTTTCCTATTGACTTCCTCAACTTAATGTCTTAGTGTTTGTCAAGGCATCATCTTTTGCCAGGATGAGAGAGATGACTTATTTACTTTAAAGCTTTGTTTCACATTTCTGATGTCatatttctcttccttttttcttcattttcatcctAAATTTATATGTGTTTCAATCTGTTTTGTCCTTCATCCATTCTTTCCTTAAATTAACCTAGGGCTAAAGCCTCTTGCCTACTGGCCATTTGTTACCATGTGGTGTGCTGGTCTTACAACCCCTCAGCAGCCGCCTTTTCTTATTTCACCAACTTTTGCAATTGTCATGTGATAATTGTCTTGTTTTTAGGAGAGGAGGAGGGAGTTGCAGCAGGCTATTGTTAACATGGAACAAGGGGGCAGTGCAGATGGTATCCTTCAGGTAAATATAGACTGATCAAGTATATGAAATGTTTGGAGAATCGAAGTAAAATTCTCTAACACCGAGGCATTTATGGCTTGTATAGGTCCGTGCTGACCGCATACAATCAGATCTTGAGGAGCTAATGAAAGCCCTGACTGAACGATGCAAGAAACATGGATATGATGTTAAATCAACTGCAGTAATTGAGCTTCCCATGGGTACCTTTCACTCTTtttgaacctttttttttttttaaataaagaaagaaaaatgttcCTCTACACAACTCCCATTGAGTACAAACCTGTTTTGTAGCATAATGATCTTGTCATCATGTGTTGTGTTTTCCCATGCACTTTTACTCTTCGGTTCAACTTCTTGAAGTATATTATAGCATACCTTCTGTTTCAAAGTTCAATGCTTCCTTTCAAAAGTTATTTAGTGTGATAGACTGAGTGAGATATTATTTTTCTCGAGCATGTTTGTCTCTGTGTTTGGTGATCTATTTATATTGATCTTCATGGTCATGTCATGATATATTACTTCCTTTATTCCTATGTTTGTGTTTGTTCTATGGCTTGTGGACTACATGGTTACTCCCTCTAAGGCCCTATCCAcaattttttgcttttccaTTTTAGTCAAAGCTCCTAATTAAAATAGTACCATGGGAAAAAGTCAAGATCATTTCACTCGTAACTTTCCAATGTGTACCCTTCtgcttaataatttaaaagcaATAGGATCTGCTAAAGAAGCAATTTAACACTGTTTTTCcatatttctctttttgctTTTGACTTCTTAAAGCATGTGTTGAGTTGATAAGTGGCAATAAAAATAGGTGGGGAATGGATGGGTTACCTCATTTATAGCCTTTCAGAATTTGGAGCGAAAAATTTTACACTTTCCACTGATCTTCACGGTCATTTGGGAGGCTAATGTCTGTTTAGATTCTCTTTTGGCATGGAACCGTGAGGGACTGAGGGTTTAATTTGTCATGTTGTTTTTGATCTTTATGATTTCTCTGGTTGCTTTAGTAGAAGGACAGTAACTTCTGATGTATGTTAATTACTATAccaattatttttgttgtatttGGAATGACACTTTagtttttcttgaaatataaACAATTCGATTTACTAATTAGAGATCTTTTCGGATATTTCACATGCAATGCCTATAAGGTTGGCAACCTGGAATTCCAGAGGGAGCTGCTGTCTGGGATGAAGAGTGGGATAAGTTTGAAGATGAAGGTCTTCCCTTCTATTGCTGTTGTATTTGCAGTTGAAGTTCTACATGATTTGACAGGGATCTgtaacaattttatttttctgacATTCGTTTCAATTTGCAGGATTTGGCAATGAGCTCACTGTTGATGTGAAAAATCTGTCTGTCTCTCAGAGAGGAAAAGCATCTCCAGATGGTAGTTTGACCCCTGATTCCTCTTCCTATGTGGATGAAAAAGCTGCGAATCTCTTCAGTGCTGGTGAACGTGCCCTTGAGAGTGAGTCTGCATACACACACAGTGAAGATGAGTCAGCCAGAAGTCCTCATGGCAGTGCTGCTGGAAGAAACTCTCTGGAAAGTCCATCCCAACAATTTTCTGATGACCATTTTGGAAAGAGTACTGAAGCAGATGCAGAAACACATCGGTACGGcactttgaatttttatttgtctctCACTTTGCTATTGACTACTTCTCATTTGATGGTGCTAAACTCATTCATTTTTTCTGGACAGAAGTTTTGATGAATCAGCCTGGGGAACCTTTGATAATGATGATACAGACTCTGTGTGGGGGTTTAATCCTGTTAATACCAAGGTGAGACTGAACTTCTTGAAGCACACATCTGTTTTCAGCATCTTAATAATCTAGGTTACATATATTTGTCATTTGTGTAGAATGCTAACTCAACTGGTGTGTCAACTGTCCGGTAATAGGGAAAAGAACACGTAGTTGCTTGCCAGTTCAAATTTTAGTGGGACATGTTGTTGGTTtgtttaaatttcattgatgTCTTAACAAAGTGTGAAGTTTTCTGCCAAGACATTAAGGTGGATGATAGGGCTTTTGGTGGTGGGGGTGGGAAGATTGCAAATTTTGCATCCCCTTCTGATTGAAATCCAACATGCATAGTTTGCTCATGGCTTACGCTAAGATCTCCATGTAATTGTACATATTGGCAAGCTTTTACCAGAAAATTATGTGCCTCTTACACATGCATTACGTTCATAGAAGTCAATGACCTGTGCAAATAGATATCTACCACTGAGACAGGATGGAAATTGTTTCCTCCAATAATTGGCACTAGATAATTCCATTCAATAGGTTTGCTGGAATTTTCAGTTCAGACAATGATCTGAATTTGACCCAGAAGCTCAAAACAACCTAGTAGTTAGGTACTTTGGACTTGACATTCTCATGTCCTTGAAGTTGTAGGATATCCACCCTTTTATAACTGAAGTCATATGATTAATTTATCCACACTACCAAACCCATATATATAGGTGGTGCGGTTGGGGGTGGGGGTGGGCAAAAGGCTCCTTCCTGTTTGTGGGATCTGGGTAGAATCAACTCTGCTTTGCTGAAAGGTTGTTTCTGCAACTTGAACCTGTGAGTTTTCTGTCCCAATGTTGAGACCTTGCTGTTGTACCTGGCTTATGCTGAGTAAACTCTGATTGGTACGagcataaaatgttttgatgtgctTCTTATGACCCTTTTTGGGTCtgataatattaaataatacaTTGCAATACATGTGTCATTACTGCATATTGTACTATTTATTCTCAATCTATAATATCTCATGGCAGGATTTGGACTCTGATAAGCACAGAGATTTTTTTGGATCAAGTGATTTTGGTGTAAACCCAACAAGAACAGAATCCCCTAGTGCAGGAAGCTTTTATGATAAGAAGAGTCCATTTACATTCGAAGACTCTGTTCCCAGCACTCCTCTCTCAAGGTTTGGAAACTCTCCACCAAGGTTTAGTGAGGCATCAAGGGAtcagtttgacagtttatcCAGGCTTGATTCTTTTGGCATGCATGAAAGTGGATTTTCACAGCAACCTGATAGGCTCACAAGGTTTGACTCCATAAATAGTAGCGGAGACTTTGGCAGTGGATTTTCACATCAACCTGAGGCGCTCACTAGGTTTGACTCCACAAATAGTAGCAAAGACTTTGGCCATGGATTCTCTTTTGATGACACCGATCCTTTTGGCTCCAGTGGTCCATTTAAAGTTTCATCAGACCATCAGAGTCCAAAAAAGGGTTCGGACAGTTGGAGTGCTTTCTAGCCAGGTAATTCCAAAGCaaacagaagaaaaagagaaaaaattttcCCTTCGGCCCTTGTagtcaattttttcttttttgtttcagGGTTTGTTGATTGTCTACCCATTTCTTTGTGCTGTATATTTCACGACATAGAATTGGATTGTTGTAAAGTTGTTCGGTGTGGCCTTGCTGTATTTATATggtgatattattttttgggttGGCATGCCAgaatgagaaaaaagaaacacgTTTGTTATTGAAGTGCCGTATTATTGActggaaaataaaaactaaatgaAATCCAGTTTCTTTGCCGTTTCTTTCAAGTCTTTGATTACTGTTAgatttgttttctattttgcCTCGCTTGTTCAGCGGTAATGCTTTACTGTTTGGATAGGATAATTTTGTTTGCTCAGCTGCTTTTGCTGGTGCAGGAAACAGAACTGCCGTTGTACTTGTTTGCCAGCCTAATGATATCTGATGATTTATCATATTGTCTGTAGAGGAAATAAGAGCTTGAATTGAATTGAATCAGGCATGTCTTCTTTAGAAGTCATTCAGTTGTAAGAGCACCTGCAAATCTGCTAAAGCCTTTACTCTCTAGTCTCCATCATTCTTTGGTATATTCATCAAGGCTACATTTCAGGTATTGATATATTCAACCTTTCAAATGGTGAGCAAATTCCTAGGGATAAAGCCTATGAATAGGGTACCCCATGACAATTAAAATGCTAAAGGAGACATGATGAGGAGAGAGTGCTTTACAAAGTAAGAagaccaagaaaaataaaaggctGAACCAAGATTGTAGCTGCTAATTTATCCTTACCTTAATGTTGAGCTCAGTGAACAAAACTTGCTCGTATGATAGAACGACTATACAATATGAAAACTAAGCCACCAAGAACCAGACACATTGATATGATTTTACACTAAAAGTGAAGGAAGACACCCCCAAGGAAGAATTCTTTGCTGCCATCCGGGACATGCCCACAACTGCAGGCCCAAAAACGTATTCCGATGATTAAGTAATTCTTTAAGACATAAACCTCTGCGATGCATGCAACGTATCAAAAATAGACAGTTAGAATTCATACATGTAGACCTAATTTTCCGACAAGGAAATGGAAAAGAGTAGTGTTTTACATCTAATTACACATGAATAAGCACAAAGTGGAGTTGTAAAATGCACAAAACCCCTTCTAATATTTAATTGATGGACTCCAACATGCTCCCAACATtctataagaaaatttaacatgcataaaataaaattctgtTATGAGATCATTTAACCCCCAAGACTATACATACAACTCTTTTTTTCTGAAATATTAGCATGTATATCTGAATTCTTTCAGTTCAGAACAGAAAACGTAGAGAAGGGGAGGAGGGAGAGTATAGAGGGGAATTTGCATTGAACAGAGTTACCAGAATAAATCAACTCTTTTTCATCCCTTGCTGCCTCCCAATTTCTTGTTAACTTTATCAAAAGCACAGAGCACTGCTGAACGCGTGTTTGCTATCTCTACAAGTGTCTCTAGCGCTGCAAGAGATGTATAATTTGTAAGGAAGGTCTCATCTTGAATATGTTCCAAGAGCATTTGCTTAAGTGCGCACCTGTCTCAAATGATAGCTGGGCTGCTCGAAGCTTTGGAGAAACTAGAGTTCCAAACACTGACAGTGATTTAGATCGCTCTTTTTGAACCTAAATcagaatgaaaaaaatttccaacATGATTGCAAgtaattttttctatattcGGTTCCATGTCAACAACCAAAATGAACAGAAAAACCTTTCATAAATAAGCCTATATGCAACAAATAAATCATAGAAAAGGATCTCTCCAGTTAGCCCAGGAAACAACTAAAGAGAGATGGCACAGCTACTTTCAAATAACATGGATGAGCAGTCTCCAAAATTGGGGAActgaaatcaaagaaaaaatggcGCTGGATTGAGAAAAAGACACCACAATCCAAAGGCTAAAGTAGGGATTTCCTTTTccaaataaaagattaaaaccAAACTCACAACAATAAGAGTGGCAGCAGAATATTTACTTGGTCATCAACTTCATGGGAAGCTTTATACTCAGATGATGTCTTCTCCTCTTAAcacaagtaaaagaaagtagaaaGTGAGAAACATCTCATTAGGAGGATACCATGACAAAGATGACTGGCAATTCAGATACATAAACTTACCAAAGAGTTACAGTAACAACAATGGTTCCTAAACTTGTGTTTGCAAATAGTTTCAGACTTGGTTGTAGGTCTGTTTACTCTAATTAACGGCCAAAATG from the Theobroma cacao cultivar B97-61/B2 chromosome 8, Criollo_cocoa_genome_V2, whole genome shotgun sequence genome contains:
- the LOC18591727 gene encoding epidermal growth factor receptor substrate 15 isoform X1, encoding MAGPNQDQFEVYFRRADLDGDGRISGAEAVAFFQGSGLPKPVLAQIWMHADQSHSGFLSKQEFYNALKLVTVAQRRELTPDIVKAALYGPAAAKIPAPQINFPATSAPQIGAAVQTASPNPGFRGPGVPNASMSPQYFPSQQNPSMRPTMPAGTAPRPPQGIAAPEFSRGGSIVGQTQGMLAGSTARPLQSVPTGATGPSFTNQNISSDWLAGRTVGASTGPQGVTPSTPSAASKPQTAFSMSSLSAANDSKALAVSGNGFASDSAFGGDAFSATSSAPKQELSAQTFSSSSAPASSVITPASSGAQPIVKSNSLDSLQSAFSMQSAGSQRAHSSLIPGQQVSSPSSSSITSSGISVGTVNAASNSSQVPWPKMKPSDVQKYTKVFMEVDTDRDGKITGEQARNLFLSWRLPREVLKQVWDLSDQDSDSMLSLREFCFALYLMERYREGRPLPSALPSNVMFDETLLSMTGQPNVSYGNAAWGPNPGFGQQPGMGAQPMTPSTGFRPPIPPNASADTTAMSNQQKSRAPVLDDSFATQLDNGEQNSVNGAAQGATADGIKVDGTEKVILDSKEKLEFYREKMQELVLYKSRCDNRLNEIMERAIADKREAEILAKKYEEKYKQVSEIAAKLTIEDAKFREIQERRRELQQAIVNMEQGGSADGILQVRADRIQSDLEELMKALTERCKKHGYDVKSTAVIELPMGWQPGIPEGAAVWDEEWDKFEDEGFGNELTVDVKNLSVSQRGKASPDGSLTPDSSSYVDEKAANLFSAGERALESESAYTHSEDESARSPHGSAAGRNSLESPSQQFSDDHFGKSTEADAETHRSFDESAWGTFDNDDTDSVWGFNPVNTKDLDSDKHRDFFGSSDFGVNPTRTESPSAGSFYDKKSPFTFEDSVPSTPLSRFGNSPPRFSEASRDQFDSLSRLDSFGMHESGFSQQPDRLTRFDSINSSGDFGSGFSHQPEALTRFDSTNSSKDFGHGFSFDDTDPFGSSGPFKVSSDHQSPKKGSDSWSAF
- the LOC18591727 gene encoding epidermal growth factor receptor substrate 15 isoform X2, with the translated sequence MAGPNQDQFEVYFRRADLDGDGRISGAEAVAFFQGSGLPKPVLAQIWMHADQSHSGFLSKQEFYNALKLVTVAQRRELTPDIVKAALYGPAAAKIPAPQINFPATSAPQIGAAVQTASPNPGFRGPGVPNASMSPQYFPSQQNPSMRPTMPAGTAPRPPQGIAAPEFSRGGSIVGQTQGMLAGSTARPLQSVPTGATGPSFTNQNISSDWLAGRTVGASTGPQGVTPSTPSAASKPQTAFSMSSLSAANDSKALAVSGNGFASDSAFGGDAFSATSSAPKQELSAQTFSSSSAPASSVITPASSGAQPIVKSNSLDSLQSAFSMQSAGSQRAHSSLIPGQQVSSPSSSSITSSGISVGTVNAASNSSQVPWPKMKPSDVQKYTKVFMEVDTDRDGKITGEQARNLFLSWRLPREVLKQVWDLSDQDSDSMLSLREFCFALYLMERYREGRPLPSALPSNVMFDETLLSMTGQPNVSYGNAAWGPNPGFGQQPGMGAQPMTPSTGFRPPIPPNASADTTAMSNQQKSRAPVLDDSFATQLDNGEQNSVNGAAQGATADGIKVDGTEKVILDSKEKLEFYREKMQELVLYKSRCDNRLNEIMERAIADKREAEILAKKYEEKYKQVSEIAAKLTIEDAKFREIQERRRELQQAIVNMEQGGSADGILQVRADRIQSDLEELMKALTERCKKHGYDVKSTAVIELPMGWQPGIPEGAAVWDEEWDKFEDEGFGNELTVDVKNLSVSQRGKASPDGSLTPDSSSYVDEKAANLFSAGERALESESAYTHSEDESARSPHGSAAGRNSLESPSQQFSDDHFGKSTEADAETHRFDESAWGTFDNDDTDSVWGFNPVNTKDLDSDKHRDFFGSSDFGVNPTRTESPSAGSFYDKKSPFTFEDSVPSTPLSRFGNSPPRFSEASRDQFDSLSRLDSFGMHESGFSQQPDRLTRFDSINSSGDFGSGFSHQPEALTRFDSTNSSKDFGHGFSFDDTDPFGSSGPFKVSSDHQSPKKGSDSWSAF